In Thermoanaerobaculum aquaticum, one genomic interval encodes:
- a CDS encoding M16 family metallopeptidase — MEGEGTVIVERCETPTAAVGLWVRSGSAHESKELAGITHLLEHLLLRRCGGRTPETIAELIDSLGGDVNAYTTRETCAVVAHVPATRRQEALELVLDAIFHPTFTEEDVRLEQKVVAAEFDLYRDSPAETAAEKALSACWGDHPLARPILGDPSVVGSLSREALFSFHRARFGRNRALVVAVGPWEEAELEELLSSKPQALDGDLPLPPAVWQPRLTAEERASLEQVYVHVVFPGLPEDSPELPVLEVLNQVLGGGAASRLFRTLRDQLGLVYEVGSSLLAAQVAGALEVSFSAPAGRGQQAWDALLSVLEDVASGRLSDREVELAKQALTASIVLGASSPDALMEAHAGEFLSRGRRFSQKEVEAEIREVSPEQVRAMAARVLDLSLLAGAVCGPPGQAVVPPVLARRVA, encoded by the coding sequence ATGGAGGGGGAAGGCACGGTCATCGTGGAGCGGTGTGAGACACCTACAGCTGCGGTGGGGCTGTGGGTGCGTTCGGGTTCGGCCCATGAAAGCAAGGAGCTGGCCGGCATCACCCACCTTTTGGAGCACCTGCTTTTACGCCGCTGCGGGGGGCGCACTCCGGAAACCATTGCCGAGCTCATTGACTCACTGGGCGGCGACGTGAACGCCTACACCACCCGGGAAACCTGCGCGGTGGTGGCCCACGTGCCGGCCACCCGGCGGCAGGAAGCGCTGGAGCTGGTGCTGGATGCCATTTTCCACCCCACCTTTACCGAGGAGGACGTGAGGCTGGAGCAAAAGGTGGTGGCGGCGGAGTTCGACCTTTACCGGGATTCCCCGGCCGAAACCGCGGCGGAAAAGGCCCTTTCGGCCTGCTGGGGGGATCACCCCCTGGCGCGACCCATTCTGGGGGACCCGTCGGTGGTGGGCTCCTTGAGCCGCGAGGCGCTTTTTTCCTTTCACCGTGCCCGCTTTGGTCGGAATCGAGCGCTGGTGGTGGCGGTGGGCCCCTGGGAGGAAGCTGAGCTTGAGGAGCTGCTTTCTTCCAAGCCCCAGGCGTTGGATGGAGATTTACCGCTGCCGCCGGCTGTGTGGCAGCCTCGCTTGACCGCCGAGGAGCGGGCCAGCCTGGAGCAGGTGTATGTGCACGTGGTGTTCCCCGGCCTTCCGGAGGATTCCCCAGAGCTGCCGGTTTTGGAGGTGCTGAACCAGGTCCTGGGAGGAGGAGCGGCCAGCCGTTTGTTCCGCACCTTGCGCGACCAGCTGGGCTTGGTTTACGAGGTGGGCAGCTCGCTGTTGGCCGCCCAGGTGGCAGGGGCTCTGGAGGTGAGCTTTTCCGCCCCGGCGGGACGGGGGCAGCAGGCTTGGGATGCCTTGCTTTCGGTGCTGGAGGACGTGGCCAGCGGGCGGCTTTCCGACCGTGAGGTGGAGCTGGCTAAGCAGGCGCTTACGGCTTCCATCGTGCTGGGTGCTTCTTCCCCCGATGCGCTCATGGAGGCGCACGCCGGGGAGTTTTTGAGCCGGGGGCGACGGTTTTCCCAAAAGGAGGTGGAAGCCGAAATCCGCGAGGTCAGCCCCGAGCAGGTGCGGGCGATGGCGGCCCGGGTGCTGGACCTTTCGCTGTTGGCAGGGGCGGTGTGTGGGCCACCCGGACAGGCGGTGGTGCCGCCGGTGCTGGCGCGGAGGGTGGCGTGA
- the dut gene encoding dUTP diphosphatase, translated as MSVQVEVAVLPHGQGLPLPTYATPGAAGADVCAAVEGEVVLPPGGRVAVPTGLVVAVPEGYEMQVRPRSGLALQHGITVANAPGTIDSDFRGELKVILVNLGDRPFVVRRGDRIAQLVVAPVVRAQFRKAEGLSTTARGEGGFGSTGV; from the coding sequence GTGAGCGTGCAGGTGGAGGTGGCGGTGCTCCCCCACGGCCAGGGCTTGCCCCTGCCCACCTACGCCACCCCCGGGGCTGCGGGGGCCGATGTATGCGCGGCGGTGGAGGGGGAGGTGGTGCTCCCCCCGGGAGGGCGGGTGGCGGTTCCTACGGGCCTGGTGGTGGCGGTACCGGAGGGCTACGAAATGCAGGTGCGACCGCGCTCGGGTCTCGCTTTGCAGCACGGGATCACCGTGGCCAACGCGCCAGGCACCATTGACAGCGACTTCCGCGGCGAGCTCAAGGTGATCCTGGTGAACCTGGGTGACAGGCCCTTTGTGGTGCGGCGGGGTGACCGCATCGCCCAGCTGGTGGTGGCTCCGGTGGTGCGTGCCCAGTTCAGAAAAGCCGAAGGGCTTTCCACGACCGCTCGCGGTGAGGGCGGCTTTGGTTCCACGGGGGTTTGA
- a CDS encoding MBL fold metallo-hydrolase: MRVHVLASGSSGNALVVEGKQGAVLFDCGLGPRVLAARLRAVGVDPQSIVALVLSHEHTDHVKGLPHFQKRFSVPIWATPGTWEALGGVDSCGELLTLGKPAAVADLSVLPLPASHDAVEPAGFVVEACGLRLGLLTDTGVVTELLLERLSGCHALFLEANHDLDMLRFGPYPPVLKQRIASRHGHLSNVQARDALERLVHPALRQVVAMHLSRENNRPVLVEQELGRVLRGGPAKLCVASQDEPLTVHLEEGRS, encoded by the coding sequence ATGCGGGTCCACGTGCTTGCTTCCGGCTCCTCGGGAAACGCCCTGGTGGTGGAAGGCAAGCAAGGGGCGGTGCTTTTTGATTGCGGTTTGGGCCCGCGGGTGCTGGCGGCTCGCCTGCGCGCGGTGGGGGTGGATCCCCAGTCCATTGTGGCCCTGGTGCTTTCCCACGAGCACACCGACCACGTGAAGGGGTTGCCGCACTTTCAGAAGCGCTTTTCGGTGCCGATTTGGGCCACCCCCGGCACCTGGGAGGCCTTGGGAGGGGTGGACTCCTGCGGGGAGCTTTTGACCTTGGGCAAACCGGCAGCGGTAGCTGACCTTTCGGTGCTGCCCCTGCCCGCGTCCCACGACGCGGTGGAGCCGGCGGGGTTTGTGGTGGAGGCTTGCGGCCTGCGCCTGGGGCTTTTAACCGACACCGGGGTGGTCACCGAGCTGCTTTTGGAGCGCCTTTCCGGTTGCCACGCGCTCTTCCTGGAGGCCAACCACGATTTGGATATGCTGCGTTTTGGGCCCTACCCCCCGGTTTTGAAGCAGCGCATTGCCTCCCGCCACGGGCACCTTTCCAACGTGCAAGCCCGGGATGCCCTGGAGAGGTTGGTGCACCCCGCCCTTCGGCAGGTGGTGGCTATGCACCTGTCCCGGGAGAACAACCGCCCGGTTTTGGTGGAGCAGGAGCTGGGGCGGGTGCTGCGGGGGGGGCCGGCAAAGCTCTGTGTGGCCTCCCAAGACGAGCCGCTGACGGTTCACCTGGAGGAGGGAAGGTCATGA